TTTTAATATTAGTAAGTAGAAATTAATGGCCAGTCCAAAGAACATAAAAAACAACCCAAAATTACCAAAAAGGTGTACAGGGCGCTGCATGTATTTTCTTTGGAAGATAATTAAAATAATGTCATTGATAACCTTTACAGTTCTTCCTAATCCATATTTAGATTGTCCATGGATTCTCGGATGATGTTTTACAGGAACCTGAGTAATTTTTGCTCCGTTTAAGTGAGCTAAAAGATTGATAAATCGGTGCATTTCACCGTACAAGTTTAAATCTTTAGCTATTTCTTTTTTAAATACTTTTATCGCACACCCTTGATCTTTTAAATCTAAACGAGTAGCTCTTCTAATTAAAAAATTTGCAATTTTAGAAGGAATTGTGCGAATAAAAGAGTCTTTTCTTTTTGCTCTAATTCCTGTAACTACATCCCAATCTTCAGATTCAGCTTTTTCAATCATATGAGGGATATCTGATGGGTCGTTTTGCATATCTCCATCAAGAGTAACGATGTAATCACCTTTTGCTTGGTCAAAACCAGCAGCTAAGGCCAAACTTTGTCCATAATTTTTGCGTAACTCAACCAAAACAACTCGAGGGTTGTTCATGTTAATAACATTTTTCTTTGTGTTATCGGTTGAAAAATCGTCAATGTAAATGATTTCATAATCAAATCCTTTTAAACTATCATCAATCTGTTTAGTTAAAGGAACTACATTGTCTTCTTCATTGTAAACAGGAACAATTACAGATATGAATCCGTAGGATTTTTTATTTGACATAGGTGGTTATTTATTGGGCAAAGTTACTACAAAGAATTTAAAAAAAGTAAAAGCTCATTTTTTAAATGAGCTTTTACTTAGATATAATATTGAAGAGAAAAACTAATCTCTAATTAAACTTCTTGATATTACAATTTTCTGAATTTCTGAAGTTCCTTCATAAATTTGGGTGATTTTAGCATCACGCATTAAACGCTCTACATGGTATTCTTTAACGAAACCATTACCTCCATGAATTTGAACAGCTTCAACAGTTTGTTCCATTGCTACTTTAGAAGCGTATAATTTAGCCATAGCACCTTCGCGATCATAGTTTTCACCAGCATCTTTCTTGCAAGCAGCAGCCATTACTAAGTGACGAGCCGCAGCAATTTCTGTATACATATCAGCTAATTTGAAAGCGATAGCTTGGTGGTTGCAAATTTCAGTACCAAAAGCTTTACGCTCTTTAGAGTATTTTAAAGCTAACTCATAAGCTCCTGAAGCAATACCTAAAGCTTGAGCAGCAATACCAATACGTCCACCAGATAAAGTTTTCATCGCAAATTTAAAACCGAATCCGTCTTCACCAATGCGATTTTCTTTAGGAACTTTTACATCGTTAAATTGTAACGTGTGTGTGTCAGAACCACGGATTCCTAATTTGTCTTCTTTAGGACCAATGTGGAAACCTTCCATACCTTTTTCAATAATAAAAGCATTGATTCCTCTATGACCTTTAGCTCTATCTGTTTGAGCGATTACTAAATAAGTATCAGCACGTCCACCGTTAGTAATCCAGTTTTTAGTACCATTTAATAGGTAGTAATCACCTTTGTCTTCAGCAGTAGTTGCTTGTGAAGTAGCATCAGAACCAGCTTCTGGTTCACTTAAACAAAACGCACCAATTTGCTCACCAGTAGCTAATTTTGTTAAATATTTTTGTTTTTGTTCTTCAGTACCATAAGCTTCTAAACCATAACATACTAATGAATTGTTTACAGAAACCATAACTGAAGCAGAAGCATCAATTTTTGATAATTCTTCCATAATTAATACGTAAGAAACAGCATCCATTCCACTTCCTCCGTATTTAGGATCTACCATTACTCCCATAAATCCTAACTCACCCATTTTGCGAACTAGTTCATTAGGAAATTCTTGTTTTTCATCTCTTTCTATAACTCCTGGCAATAATTCGGTTTGAGCAAAATCACGTGCAGCATCACGAATCATTAAATGCTCTTCTGTAAGGTTAAAATCCATTATCTATTTTATATTTTGTTAAATTCGTAAAAAATGTGCTCAAAGATACTTTTTTAATAGCAATTTTTCAATAGACTTGCTATTTTTACTTTATGCAAGACAACTATATTTATTGTATTGGATTAATGTCAGGAACTTCTTTAGATGGAATAGATTTGGCATATATAAAAATGAATAGTCAATCGTATCATGATTTTGAGATTTTAAAGGCAAATACGATACCATATTCTGATGATTGGAAAAAGAAATTACAAGAGGCAATTACATATAATAAAGAAGATTTAAAATTGTTAGATGTTATTTATGGTGAATTGTTGGGAGATGTTCTAAACAATTTTATAAAAACGCATGTCATAGTTAATATAGACTTCATAGCTTCCCATGGACATACAATTTTGCATCAACCAGAAAATGGAATTACACTACAAATAGGAAATGGACAGGTTATAGCAAATAGTACCAAACAAAAAGTAGTGTGTGATTTTAGAATTCAAGATGTGCAATTAGGTGGACAAGGAGCTCCTTTGGTTCCAATAGGAGATAAACTGCTGTTTTCTAATTATGATTATTGCTTAAACTTAGGAGGGTTTGCTAATATTTCTTATGAGAAAGACAGTCAAAGAATAGCTTTTGATATTTGTCCTGTAAATATTGTACTGAACTATTATACACGTAAAATAGATTTAGAGTATGATGATGAAGGGAAAATAGCTTCAGAAGGAAAAATTAATATTGAATTATTGAGGCGATTGAATGGGCTTTCCTTTTATCAAGAGCTTCCTCCAAAATCGTTGGGATTAGAATGGGTACAAGAAAATATCCTTCCTTTAGTAGACAAATCTGAAACAGATATTCCTGCAATTTTAAGAACTTTTGTAGAGCATGTAGCAATGCAAATAGGTAATGTTGTTAAAAATAATGCTACTATTTTAGTAACAGGAGGAGGAGCATTCAATACGTTTTTAATGAAGAGAATAGAGTTTTTTGCACAAACAAAAATAAAACGAGTAAGCACAGAACTTATTGATTACAAAGAAGCTTTGATTTTTGCATTGTTAGGAATGCTAAAAACGCAAAACAAAGTAAACTGTTTACAGTCAGTTACAGGGGCAAAGAAGGATCATTCTTCAGGTAATATTTTTTATCCACATAAAAAAAATAAAGTATTTGAGTAATGTTGTTTTTTATGATAAATTTGTTCGGTAACAACTACACATTAAAACCTATAGTATAATGAATCAACTTTAGCTTCCCCACAGGGGAATAATTACAACGAATTTTTTGAATATGAAAAAGAAACAGGTAAAGTTGAAAATCATCTATTATAACATTAAACAATGAAAGAATTATTAAAGCAATACGAAGAAAAGCAACCAGAAATAGTATTTAATTGGAAAGACCCTGAAACAGAAGCAGAAGGTTGGACAGTTATTAATTCATTAAGAGGAGGTGCTGCTGGTGGTGGTACACGTATGCGCAAAGGATTAGATAAATACGAAGTAATGTCACTTGCTAAAACTATGGAAGTGAAATTTACGGTATCGGGCCCAGCAATTGGAGGAGCAAAATCAGGAATTAATTTTGATCCGCAAGACCCTCGTAAAAAAGGAGTTTTAGAGCGTTGGTATAAAGCTGTTGCTCCATTATTAAAAAACTATTATGGAACAGGAGGAGACTTAAACGTTGATGAAATCCATGAAGTAATTCCGATTACAGAAGATAGTGGAGTTTGGCATCCGCAAGAGGGAGTTTTTAATGGACATTTCAAGCCTACCGAAGCAGATAAAATTAACCGTATTGGTCAGTTACGTCATGGAGTTATTAAGGTGTTAGAAGATGAAAACTTATCACCAAGTGTAGCCAGAAAATATACAGTAGCTGATATGATTACTGGATATGGAGTTGCGGAAGCAGTTCGTCACTACTACGATATTTATGGAGGAACAGTAGAAGGAAAGCGTGCTGTAGTACAAGGTTTTGGTAATGTAGGTTCAGCAGCAGCTTATTATTTAGCACAAATGGGAGCTAAAGTCGTAGGAATTATTGATCGTGTTGGAGGAGTTATTAAAGAAGAAGGATTCTCTTTTGAAGAAATTCAAGAAATGTTCTTAAATAAAGATGGGAATACGTTAGTATCTGAAAACATGATTCCTTTTGAAGAGATGAACGAGCGTGTTTGGAATCTTCCTTGTGAAGTTTTCGCACCATGTGCAGCTTCAAGGTTAGTTACTCAAGAGCAAATTAACCAGATGATAAATTCAGGATTAGAAGTTATTTCTTGTGGAGCAAATGTTCCATTCGCAGATAAAGAAATTTTCTTTGGATCTATTATGGAAGATACCGATAAAAAAGTGAGTTTGATTCCAGACTTTATTTCAAATTGCGGTATGGCAAGAGTATTTGCTTACTTTATGGAACGTAGAGTAGAAATGACAGATCAAGCTATTTTTGAAGATACTTCAAATACTATTAAAAAAGCCTTACAAAGAACACACGCTAAAAGTGCGGCAAAAACTAAAATAAGTGAAACAGCTTTTGAAATTGCATTAAAAGAACTAGTATAAAATTATTAGTTTTTATGATTGCAAAAAAATGCTATTTTTAAGTAATTAAGCATAATAAAAGTAAAAGTCTTCCTTCATTGTTAAAAGTAAGGAAGACTTTTTATATCAAACAATTTTAAATAAAAGAAATCGTTAGTTAAATAGCGAAAACATAATATAAATTCTAATTTAGTATTCATGCTATTATTTCAAGAAACTCAGGAGTTGGTAGAGGAAGTGCCTCAAGAAAAAACGTTATCAATCTATAATTTAATTATGGATGGAGGTGTAGGCGGTCAAATCATTATCGCTTTGTTATTCGTGTTATTAGCCGTAGCTCTTTATATTTATTTTGAACGTTTTTTTGCTATTAAAGAAGCATCTAAAGTTGATGTTAATTTCATGGATCAAATTAGAGATCATGTAACGAACGGAAGAATAGATAGTGCTAAATCACTTTGTGATAATACAGTTACGCCAACGGCCAGATTAATAGGGAAAGGAATTTCTAGAATAGGAAAACCTTTGGAAGATATTAATACAGCAATAGAAAATGCAGGAAAACTAGAGGTTTATAAGCTAGAAAGAAATGTATCAGTATTAGCAACAATAGCAGGAGCTGCTCCAATGATAGGTTTTTTAGGAACTGTAATTGGAATGATTGTTGCGATTCATGAAATAGCAAATTCAGGAGGACAAATAGATATTAAAATGTTATCGGATGGTTTGTATACAGCAATGACAACGACAGTTGCAGGATTAATTGTAGGAATTATTGCATATATAGCTTACAACCATTTAGTTGTTCGTACCGATAAAGTTGTTTATCAAATGGAAGCAAAGTCTGTTGAGTTTTTAGACTTATTAAACGAGCCAGTATAATGAATTTACGAGGAAGAAATAAAGTCAATCCAAATTTCAATATGTCATCAATGACTGATATTGTTTTTTTGTTATTGATATTTTTTATGTTAACATCTACACTTGTTACAGTAAGTGCAATTGATGTGTTGTTGCCAAAAGCTGGAGGTAAAACAGAAAATAATACATCAGTAGCGGTAACCATAACAAATGATGCGTCATTTTATATAGACAAAACAAAAGTTAGTAACGTAAATTTAGAAAGAGAGTTGTTAACCAAAGTAGGTGTAGATAAAAAGAAGACAGTGGTTATTCGTGGTGATCAAAATGTGCAATATAAAAAAGTAATGCAGGTGATTGATATTGCGAATAGAAATAAGTTAAAAATGATTTTAGCCGTTAAAGGCAAATAAATGACAGTTTTAGATACCCAACATAAACGTAAATCAGCTGTGATAACAGCAATTATTCTGATATTATTTGTTATTGGAATATTCAATTACGGAATGAAATATTTCGATCCACCAATTGAATATGGTCTAGCAATTAATTTTGGTACCTCTGAAGTAGGAAGTGGAGAGCCTGTTGAAAAAACTAAAGCACAAGCAACACCACAACAAGAAGAGGTCGTTGAAGAGCAAGTAGAAGAAACCCCAGAGGAAACAATAAAAGAAGAAATTATTACAAACGATACGGCAGAAGAAGTTCCAGTGGTTGAAAAAAAAGAAGAAAAGAAAGAAACTGTAAAAGAAACTCCGAAAGAAGAAAAACCTAAAGAGAAACCAAAGCCAAAACCATCTAAAGAAACGACCGATGCTCTGAATAGTTTGTTAAGCGGAACTTTAAATGAAGGAACAAATGCAGGTGAAGGAGATGATAAAGAATCAGGCGTAAAAGGAAATGAAAATGGAGATCCTAATTCAGATAAATATTATGGAAATTCCGGAAGTGGTTCAGGAGGTAATTATAACCTAGCAGGAAGAAAAGCTTTGTCAAAACCTATTCAAAAACCAGACTGTCAGGAAGAGGGTACGGTAGTGGTAAGTATTGAAGTAAATCAAAGCGGGCAAGTAATCAAAGCAACTCCTGGAGCTAGAGGGACTACGAATTCAGCATCATGCTTATACGATGCGGCAAAAAAAGCAGCGTTAAAAACAAAATGGAATGCAGACGGAAATGCTCCATCTAAACAACGAGGAACAATTATCTACAAGTTTTCTCTTTCAAAGTAAATACACCTATTTTATTTTTTACATTAAGATATAAAGATGACTTATCAACAAGTATTAGACTGGATGTTTGCCCAGTTACCAATGTATCAACGTCAGGGACAAACGGCATTAAAAAAAGATTTAACCAATATCGTTGCACTATGTGAGGAGCTTGATAATCCACAAAAAAAATTTAAGACGATTCATGTTGGAGGAACTAATGGTAAAGGGTCTACTAGTCATATGATTGCATCGATACTACAAGAAGCAGGTTATAAAGTAGGATTGTATACTTCACCTCATTTAAAAAATTTTACTGAACGAATTCGAATCAATGGAGAAGAAATGTTAAAAGAGTCGGTAGTTACATTTATAGAAAAGAATAAGATTTTTTTAGAGAAACAAGGCTTATCTTTTTTTGAAATGACGGTAGGAATGGCGTTTGATGAGTTTGCGAATCAGAAAGTAGATGTTGCTGTTATAGAAGTTGGTTTAGGAGGAAGGTTAGACTCGACAAATATTATTATACCAGAAGTTTCGGTAATAACCAATATAGGACTGGATCATACTCAGTTTTTAGGAGAAACTTTATCAGAAATAGCGTTTGAAAAAGCAGGGATTATAAAAGAAAATGTTCCAGTAGTTATTGGTGAGCGTCAAAAAGAAACGGAAAATGTTTTTAACACTAAAGCGGAAGAATGCGAAGCACCAATATTTTTTGCTTCAGATAAAAAGCAAAATTATACGACTGATTTATTAGGTGAATACCAAAAACATAATGTAACAACGGCGGTAATAGCTACTCAGCAATTAAAAGAATTTACAATTACAGAAGAAAATATTAAAAACGGATTGTTAAATGTAGTAAAAAATACCAATTTAAAAGGACGTTGGCAGGTGTTGCAGGAATATCCAAAAGTGATTTGTGATACAGCACATAATAAAGAGGGGTTGTTTTATACATTAAAACAATTAAAAAAAGAAAATTATAAGCAATTGCATATTGTTTTAGGCGTTGTTTCAGACAAGTATTTGAATGAAATTTTACCAATGTTTCCTGAAAAAGCAAAATATTATTTCTGTAAACCAAATATTCCTCGCGGGTTATCAGTAGACAAATTAAGAGAACAAGCAGGTGTGTTTGATTTGTTTGGAGAAGTGTTTGATTCTGTAAATCA
The nucleotide sequence above comes from Tenacibaculum singaporense. Encoded proteins:
- a CDS encoding glycosyltransferase family 2 protein encodes the protein MSNKKSYGFISVIVPVYNEEDNVVPLTKQIDDSLKGFDYEIIYIDDFSTDNTKKNVINMNNPRVVLVELRKNYGQSLALAAGFDQAKGDYIVTLDGDMQNDPSDIPHMIEKAESEDWDVVTGIRAKRKDSFIRTIPSKIANFLIRRATRLDLKDQGCAIKVFKKEIAKDLNLYGEMHRFINLLAHLNGAKITQVPVKHHPRIHGQSKYGLGRTVKVINDIILIIFQRKYMQRPVHLFGNFGLFFMFFGLAINFYLLILKLLGQDIWGRPLLIVGVMLVIISLQFFTVGIITDLLMRTYYESQKKRPYTIRKIHVSE
- a CDS encoding acyl-CoA dehydrogenase translates to MDFNLTEEHLMIRDAARDFAQTELLPGVIERDEKQEFPNELVRKMGELGFMGVMVDPKYGGSGMDAVSYVLIMEELSKIDASASVMVSVNNSLVCYGLEAYGTEEQKQKYLTKLATGEQIGAFCLSEPEAGSDATSQATTAEDKGDYYLLNGTKNWITNGGRADTYLVIAQTDRAKGHRGINAFIIEKGMEGFHIGPKEDKLGIRGSDTHTLQFNDVKVPKENRIGEDGFGFKFAMKTLSGGRIGIAAQALGIASGAYELALKYSKERKAFGTEICNHQAIAFKLADMYTEIAAARHLVMAAACKKDAGENYDREGAMAKLYASKVAMEQTVEAVQIHGGNGFVKEYHVERLMRDAKITQIYEGTSEIQKIVISRSLIRD
- a CDS encoding anhydro-N-acetylmuramic acid kinase, which produces MQDNYIYCIGLMSGTSLDGIDLAYIKMNSQSYHDFEILKANTIPYSDDWKKKLQEAITYNKEDLKLLDVIYGELLGDVLNNFIKTHVIVNIDFIASHGHTILHQPENGITLQIGNGQVIANSTKQKVVCDFRIQDVQLGGQGAPLVPIGDKLLFSNYDYCLNLGGFANISYEKDSQRIAFDICPVNIVLNYYTRKIDLEYDDEGKIASEGKINIELLRRLNGLSFYQELPPKSLGLEWVQENILPLVDKSETDIPAILRTFVEHVAMQIGNVVKNNATILVTGGGAFNTFLMKRIEFFAQTKIKRVSTELIDYKEALIFALLGMLKTQNKVNCLQSVTGAKKDHSSGNIFYPHKKNKVFE
- a CDS encoding Glu/Leu/Phe/Val dehydrogenase dimerization domain-containing protein; amino-acid sequence: MKELLKQYEEKQPEIVFNWKDPETEAEGWTVINSLRGGAAGGGTRMRKGLDKYEVMSLAKTMEVKFTVSGPAIGGAKSGINFDPQDPRKKGVLERWYKAVAPLLKNYYGTGGDLNVDEIHEVIPITEDSGVWHPQEGVFNGHFKPTEADKINRIGQLRHGVIKVLEDENLSPSVARKYTVADMITGYGVAEAVRHYYDIYGGTVEGKRAVVQGFGNVGSAAAYYLAQMGAKVVGIIDRVGGVIKEEGFSFEEIQEMFLNKDGNTLVSENMIPFEEMNERVWNLPCEVFAPCAASRLVTQEQINQMINSGLEVISCGANVPFADKEIFFGSIMEDTDKKVSLIPDFISNCGMARVFAYFMERRVEMTDQAIFEDTSNTIKKALQRTHAKSAAKTKISETAFEIALKELV
- a CDS encoding MotA/TolQ/ExbB proton channel family protein is translated as MLLFQETQELVEEVPQEKTLSIYNLIMDGGVGGQIIIALLFVLLAVALYIYFERFFAIKEASKVDVNFMDQIRDHVTNGRIDSAKSLCDNTVTPTARLIGKGISRIGKPLEDINTAIENAGKLEVYKLERNVSVLATIAGAAPMIGFLGTVIGMIVAIHEIANSGGQIDIKMLSDGLYTAMTTTVAGLIVGIIAYIAYNHLVVRTDKVVYQMEAKSVEFLDLLNEPV
- a CDS encoding ExbD/TolR family protein codes for the protein MNLRGRNKVNPNFNMSSMTDIVFLLLIFFMLTSTLVTVSAIDVLLPKAGGKTENNTSVAVTITNDASFYIDKTKVSNVNLERELLTKVGVDKKKTVVIRGDQNVQYKKVMQVIDIANRNKLKMILAVKGK
- a CDS encoding energy transducer TonB; this translates as MTVLDTQHKRKSAVITAIILILFVIGIFNYGMKYFDPPIEYGLAINFGTSEVGSGEPVEKTKAQATPQQEEVVEEQVEETPEETIKEEIITNDTAEEVPVVEKKEEKKETVKETPKEEKPKEKPKPKPSKETTDALNSLLSGTLNEGTNAGEGDDKESGVKGNENGDPNSDKYYGNSGSGSGGNYNLAGRKALSKPIQKPDCQEEGTVVVSIEVNQSGQVIKATPGARGTTNSASCLYDAAKKAALKTKWNADGNAPSKQRGTIIYKFSLSK
- a CDS encoding bifunctional folylpolyglutamate synthase/dihydrofolate synthase; translated protein: MTYQQVLDWMFAQLPMYQRQGQTALKKDLTNIVALCEELDNPQKKFKTIHVGGTNGKGSTSHMIASILQEAGYKVGLYTSPHLKNFTERIRINGEEMLKESVVTFIEKNKIFLEKQGLSFFEMTVGMAFDEFANQKVDVAVIEVGLGGRLDSTNIIIPEVSVITNIGLDHTQFLGETLSEIAFEKAGIIKENVPVVIGERQKETENVFNTKAEECEAPIFFASDKKQNYTTDLLGEYQKHNVTTAVIATQQLKEFTITEENIKNGLLNVVKNTNLKGRWQVLQEYPKVICDTAHNKEGLFYTLKQLKKENYKQLHIVLGVVSDKYLNEILPMFPEKAKYYFCKPNIPRGLSVDKLREQAGVFDLFGEVFDSVNQAFEKSKVNASKEDVIYVGGSTFVVAEIL